TCTTGTTTTCGTTTAAGATTAGTATGTGTTTTATTAGGTAAAATATCATTATTTACAAGAAAATTTATATATTTTTCAATCATTTAATTTCAGTTTGAAATATCATATCCCCTCCTGCGAAGGAAATTTTTATCGTATAGGAAATCGGAGAAATTTCCTTTACGATAAAAAATGCAGCTGTGCCTGACACAGCTGCATTCGTACAATCTGATACAAGGAATATAGTACTGACTCCTCATTTATCATGATACTTTATTTGATTTTTGATTCATTAAAAATGGATACATTATATTTGCTTTCATCTGATTAGGAAGCGATACCCATAATTTATAATCGACCATTGTTTCTTTTTCTACCACTCCCTGTCCGGAAAGAACAAGCATAAGAAGGGGCAGGGTTTGTACCCACAGTATAGTTATATCTGTGAGTCCGTGAACCAAAGTAGCTCCAATTACCGCCAAAACCAGGTAAGATGATGTGATATTCTTCTTCCCGAGGCAGCTTTTTATATATGCTTTATAATTTTTAACACAATAATACGAAATTAGAGCAAATCCAATAATCCCGTAATTTAATATTGTATCAAGATATAAGCTATGAGCATGAGGAATAATCTGATTTCGGTAGGCAACATCTGTGAGAAAATAAAATGACATAGGTCCATGGCCCAATAATGGTGCTTTCTTAATCTCCCTTAAGGTAATTCTCCATACCTGCTTACGTAACTGGAAGGTAACGTCTGCTACAGAAAGACGTGGTATTAATTGAAAATTCAATCCAAATATTAAAATACCAGCTAAGAGTGCAGCACTCAACCATAGCGCGAGAAGCCGATATTTTTTTAACGCTATTAATAATATAGTTATACCTACAAAGACCTCTACCCAGACAAACATGCTTTTACATAAATACATATTAATTACGTTTACACATGCCACGATCAGATAAAAGTGCTTATTCTTTTTGATTGTAAGAAATTTATATGCACATATAATAATTACGGTTCCAACAATTGTTCCAAAATAGTTGGGATGAAAAAAAACGGAAGATATACGGTGGTTATGTCTGCCATCAATAAAATAGCTGATAACTGCCTCCGTAATTGCATATCCTGCACTGGTTAAGCTTAACCCACACACAAAGGTCAAAAGCTGTTCATACAGTTCCTTGGTCATAACACTTCGCATATAAAAAGCAAAAACGATCGCTAGGCAAATCCCTATGGCTGCAAGCAATCCAATCCAGTTCTGGTAGAGAAACGATATGAATAGCATATATGTAAATAGACACTTTATGATACCGGAACCCGGATGAATAAATACTAGCTGTCTGGTGTCCTTGTTCCATATAATATAAATAGCTATAGAAATCAGTATAATACCTGATAATATGTATGGTAAGAAGATAGCTGCCGTTGCGAAGACTACCATATTCGTATTGGTTAAGGATAAGTCAATCCTATGTTTCATTACAGTCTTTTCTATTTTAATCAACCTCTTTCAGATGTCATGGGGATTATGAAATATGTATCTTTCTATATCCCCCCTTTAATGTCCACTATTAGTAAGAATACGTAATGCTAATAGTATGGAGTCAAATATAATATAATTAGGGATAATTACCAACAAAAACGTATTTTAGCATATAAATAACTGGGAAGCAATCTTTTTCACAAAAAAATCATAATAAAATATACATTTCAACCAATAGTAAAAACCGCCGAACAGTATATTAACTGTTTCAGCAGTTTAATTCTAGTTGATATTACACAAAATATTTCTCAATTATTGCTCAATTTGCCATATTCAAAAAATATTGTAGTACCTTATGGTCCTCTGTCAATTCAGGATGAAACGATCACCAATTAAACCCGGTCGTTTAGAATTTTTTTGATCTTACGCCATTCCGGGAAAAACTGGTCCATATATGCTTTAAAAATCGAATTATGACTTCGTTCCAGCAAATGTACCAATTCGTGTACCACCACATACTCTAAGCATATTGGATGCTTTTTCGCTAATTGAAGATTAAGGCAGATATTTTTTGTTCTTATATTACACGTTCCCCACCGTGTTTTCATATTACGGATACTCCAGGAACTCGACTTTACACCTATTCGATTCTCCCATTTAGCAATCAGATCCGGGAGTATCCCTTCCAGTTCTTTTCGATAAAAATTATCGATACTATGCTTTCTATACTCTAAAGTAGAATTTTTTCTAACTTCAAGGTTAATTGAATATTCTGTGGTCCAAACACGACTGTACCCCTCTTTTTCCGATACAATCAGCGTATATTCCTTTCCCCAAAGCGGTATGCTTTCTCCAGAGGAATATTGTAATTCCGTGTCTGTATTACGTAGTTTAATCCTTTCCTGTTGCTTCCGTATCCAATCCTCTTTCGAGATAATAAATTTCATTACTTCATCCTCTGGCATGGACAAAGGTGCCGAAACATGTACTCTACCATCTGGAGGAAGGACTCTTATATAAAGATTTTTGATTCTCTTCTTTTCAAATTCAATCAACATATCCATAACGATGATCTGTTTCATATTACTCCTTATCCCTAGTTATTGTATCCAATTCTAGGTAGCAAACTTATAATATAGTACTGATTAAATTCTATAAACCTGGCTAAGATCTTTAAAGGAGGTACTGTGTCAAACTGATAAATGAGGAGGTGTACTTATTGCATGATTACCTTTATGAAAAGCTATCATCTTGATAACATAAAACGTAAATTCCAATTCATATATTTCTTCAATGTTATGGATTTGATATTCACTGTCTTATTATTACAAACAGGTTATTTTACAGAAATGAACATTCTTATGGTTAAAGTGGTAAAAAGTCCTTTCGCCAGTATTCTTATAAAAATAATTCTTCCTGCGTTACTACTTTATTATGTATACAGGAAGATGAAATACGCAAATGAATCCCAACTGAAAGATTCGAACATTGCAATTAACTTCTCCCTAATTATATACCTTCTCGTCAATCTGTCCCATCTAGTATGGTCAGGTTTGTTAATAATCCATCTTTTCTAATATGATTGTATCATTAAAAGGCTGTTGCATGAGGAAATATCATTATCACATGCAACAGCATCTGGTTCTTAATAATCATATCAACGTCTCTGTCACATAATCAACATGACAATTGTGGCAATTCTTGTATCATGTGCAGCAAATCCTCAAAGCTACCCTGAGTAAATCCTGAGATATCCTGTTCTTCCGGGCATATCAGACAATCCTTCAGAAGATAGGTACTCATGCCTAACTCTACGGCGCACATATCTTCTCTCACATCATTTCCTATCATCATACATTCTTCTGGCTTCTTATGTAATAACCTCAGAATAGAACGATAGTATTCCAGATTTGGTTTACAAAAAGAACTATTCTCATAAGTGGTAATATATTCAAAGTCCTCCGGATTAAGACCTGCCCATTGAATTCTGTTATAAGTAGCAATTCGTGGAAAAAGTGGATTTGTGGCCAACACCAGATGATATCCCTTTGATTTCAGAAGTTCAATGCATTCCTTGGCATATGGATTCGTATGAGTTGCCTCTTTTGCCATAGAAAATTCATTTTGGTAAAAATCCTCAAACACTGATTCCAGTTGTCTGATATCCTCTCCTAAGATTTCACTGAACACATTCCAGAATTTATGCTCATTGGTTACTTTTCCGTCATTCTTTACCATAGCCATGGTGCCAGCCATGACAGCATCCATCAGTTCTTTGGGATTAATATTATACGGTGCCATTTTGACTGTTAATGCTTTAAAATATAGGTTAAGGAACTGTTCCTGGCTTGGCATAGGTAATAGGGTACCATCCAAGTCAAATATAAACGTATTCATAAATTCTCCCTTCATTCGTACAATTATCCTGTTTCCAAGTAATTTCTTCTATACTATCAAAATCAAAGCAGTAAATCAACTAAATCTTAATACTGTACGTATTCTCATTTTCTCTTCTTCGTCCCTTGGAATGCTCTTTTACTAATAAACTCAATGAGATTACTCCTGCATGCATATATAATGAGAAGTGTATCTAGAATCATAAGTAATACGACCTCTGTAGAATAGTCTAGAACAAATAATTCCAATGGTAATAGCGTTAGTGCAAATAGAACAGCGATCGTATAGCTACTGATTAATAGCCGTAATATTCCAGCAGTAATTGCCCAGTACAGAATAAATGCAGGATGGAATGCCAGAAATGCTCCAAATGCTGTAGAAAACCCTTTTCCACCTCGGAATTTAAGTTGAAAGGGAAAAATATGACCGCTGAGTACACAGAAAACACTTAATAATACAACTAAATCGGCAAACTTCAGCCATCTGCACAGGGCAACAACAATTGCTCCTTTTATGGAATCACCTAGAAATGTAATAATAAATCCTCTTTTCCCAGTGAGTCTGCTAACATTATATGCACCGGTAACCTTCGTACCAATTTCCCGGATGTCCTGTTTGTAGAACAATCGGGTATAATAATATCCTGTGTTAAAGCATCCAATCAGATAGCTTAGTAATAAAACTAGTATTATAGTTAGCATCATAATGCTGCCTCCGAAATGTATCCCTCATTACCAGTATTAATGTTCTCAAACCATTACATTATTATGCCATTCAATTATAATCTTTCATTCCTTTATAAAATAATAGATACATTTGAAGTCAGCCAAGCTAAAGATCATAGGTACTGGATAAAGGGGATTCGCTTCTTTCATAGCACGTTGCGCCATAATAGGAATATCTGATTCCTTAATTCCGCTTATTTTATCTGGAATTCCCATTGCCTTATTCATTTTTCGTAACTCTCTTATAAAACATTCTGCTTTCTGTTTATCTGTATCCGACTTATTACATAATCCTATGGTGTCAGAAAGCTCAGCTAAAGGTTTATAAACCTTTTCACCATAATACTCTAACACATAGGGCATTATCACCGCATTGGCAAGTCCATGAGGAGTGGAGTAAAACCCTCCCAGTGTATGTGCTATGGCATGGATATTTCCAACATAGGCCCTTGTAAATGCAATTCCTGCATAATAGGAAGCAATCTGCATATTCTTTCTGGCTCTCATATTACTGCCATCCTGATATGCCTGATGTAGGTTATGAAAAATAAGCTTCACAGCTTGTTTGCAGTATTTCCTTGTTTCCTCTGTGTTACTTTTACCAATATAAGCTTCAACTGCATGAGTTAATGCATCCATACCTGTAGATGCAGTAATCGATGCTGGCAGATTTTTTGTTAATAATGGATCCAACACTGCATAATTCGGAATTAATTGAAAATCATTGATAGGATATTTCTCATTGGTTTCGCTATCCACAATTACTGCTGCAAGTGTAGCCTCACTACCCGTTCCTGCAGTAGTAGGTACAGCGATGAGCATTGGTGTTCTCCTTCTAACTTTTTGTAATCCTCTTAATTGGGAGATTGATTTATCCGGTCTGGCTACCCGCGCTGCTACTCCTTTTGCACAGTCCATGGAACTCCCCCCACCAAAGCCTATCAATCCTTTACAGTTATGCTGATAATATATATCCAAAGCTTCTTCAATATTATCGATGGTCGGATTGGGAACTGTTCGATCAAATACAATATAATGCACCTTTTTTTCACTTAATCGCAGTAGTAAATCATTTAACAAACCTGTTGACCGAATTCCCTGATCCGTAACAATCAGCACTCGTGTGATATTACAGTCTACAAGTAATTCTGGTAACTTCTTTAAGCATCCCTCCCCTTTTATCAGTTCGGGTTTTCTCCAGGGTAGAAATACTGAAGCAAACTTCATCATCTTTTGAAAAGCTCTGCAATAGATTTGATACATACCTATAGTCTTCCTTTCATTTAGTCGCTCAAAATTCGCACATTGTAAGTATTATACCATATTCTTACAATCATTCAAACATGATATTTCATACTAAATGGTCAATAGAGTTTAAATAAAAAAAACCACCAGCAAGTATCCGCTTGATGGTGGTTTCATTCTAAATATTTGTTATATTCTGATTCTTTATTAAATTCATAATCGGCACATTATAGCTTAATTCCTTTGCAGTATATATTGATTTGCTTTCGTCATCATTCTCTTTCTCGTTCTTATCCATTTCCTCTAAAAACAAATCAAGGAATTTCAAATAATCGTCATAGGAAAACAGGTCTTCTAAGAATTGAATATCACTATCATCGCCTAATATGGAACTGCTTAGTAACATCGAAACGTTATTCTGAACTGGTACTGCAATAGGTGTAGGTGTATGATAGGCATTGCCTGCGTTCGAAGGATTCGTAGTCCCTTGTCCGGTTGAGATCTTACTGCTAGCTGCACTAATTTCAGAATCTAAATTCTGTCCCATGTATTGCATAACCTTTTTCACATAATTCTGTGTCTCTTCAAATGGAGGGATACCACCATATTTTTTAACATTTCCACTTCCTGCATTATATGCTGCCAAAGCTAATTTCGTATCTCCATTATACTTTTTCAATAATCCGGATATGTACTTAGCTCCTCCCATGATGTTCTGTTCTGCATCAAACGAATCAGTTACTCCCAGTTCTTTGGCTGTTGCCGGCATTAGTTGCATGATCCCCTGTGCACCACATCTGGATACCGCCTTCGCATTAAAATTAGATTCCTGCTTTCCGATTGCTTTCAACAGCTCTACAGGAACATTATATTTTTCAGCAGCTTGTCTGAATATAGCATCCAGACTTTTTGATTCTCCAAGGAAGGAGGAAAAGTCGCTGCTTATATCTGAACTTTTTTTACCGGAAGAAATATTCACATTCTTATTATCCACATTCGATATTGCGTTTACTTCAGCCATAGCACCCCTCCATACCGCTATCTTATAGCAATCATTAATAACAAATCGATTCCTTTTTCATTACTATTTTAAGCGATGTAACATATTATTTCAAGAACTTTCATACATTATCTATTAAAATTCTACATCATTAGGCACAAGAAGAAAACATGCCAAATGTCCTATTTATCCATTGTTGACTTAAAGCGCTGTCATTCTCTTACCTTCGCTAAGTAGAATGACAGCGCTTCAATTATGTCTATTTATTTTGTTTTGTCTAGAGATACTCATCTCCTGGAAAAGCAATCCATTATTCATTACTTCTGAAAGAAATCCGGATACTTTTCTATCATTTCAGAGTAATCCAGCTTATATCTTGAAAGATGCTTTTCTATCACCGCATCCACCTGTTCCTTATTTCGTTCCTTAATCGTATTTATAATCATACGATGATCATTTACTATCTTAATCTCTTTTACTGTAACAAGACTCAATGTACGAACACGGTCAAAATGCGCCATAAAGCCTTCCATAATGTGAAAGATTCTCTCTTTATTACACATTGAATATAATTTAAAATGGAACTCATTGTCCAGCTCAAATATCTTCTGTTGCATGGAGTTATTCAGATAGAACTCCTGAAGCTGAACATTTTGCTCCAGCTCCATAATATCCTCTTCGGTAATAACCTCACATAAATTCTCGATTACTGCTTTCTCTAATACCCGCCTCATAAATACAGCTTCTTCAACAATATTCCAGTCAATTAATGATATCACACAACCTCTTTGAGGATAAACCTCCACTAAATGTACTTTACTTAATTCTAATAAAGCCTCTCTGACCGGAGTTCGGCTGATACCTAATTCTTTTGCTAATTCATTCTCACTGACAGGAGTTCCCGGAGCAAGCTCTAATGAAATTATGTTATTTCTTATTACACGTAAAGCATATTCCCTTGCTGTTTCTTTTGTATTTATCTTGGTAACCAACATAGTTTTCGAGACTCCTTTTATGATAAACTGTTATATTAATATAGTCTGCAAAGCATGTGCTATTTCACTAATTTTCGACCATATCATTTTACCATATATAGAATAGAAATATCAAGTAAATATAGTTAAATCATTATACAAAATCCAAAAATACCATTCGATTTCGTCCCTTTTTATAACTTTACTTGTAAACCAGTTTGCGTTATACTATTTGGGAAAATGTAATACAATGATATCAGAAATGGAAAGAGAGGTAACGTAATGAAAGTTGTTGTTTTAGCCGGTGGTATCAGTACAGAAAGAGATGTATCATTAGTATCAGGAACAATGATATATAAAGCATTGAAAAGCAAAGGATATAAGGTTATATTGCTGGATGTATTCCTTGGTTATGAAGGTAATACGGATGGCATTTTTGATATAGATAAGGATTGGGCCGAGAACATCGGAGACATTAAAGAAAGTAATCCGGATATAGAGCAAATTAAAGGCATACGAAAAGACAAATCAGAAAGCCTCCTGGGTCCTGGAGTGATTGATATCTGTCGTAATTCTGATATTGTCTTTCTGGCTCTTCACGGAGAAAACGGAGAAGATGGTAAACTTCAGGCAGCCTTTGATTTATTAGGTATTAAATATACCGGAACGGACTATATCAGTAGTGCACTTGCAATGGATAAAGCCATATCAAAGGAGCTCTTTGCTATCTATAATATACCGACTCCAGCCGGAATCCGTGTAAAAAAGGGAGAAGAATTTGAATGGAATACATATCCCTGTGTGGTTAAAGTCAGCTGTGGAGGTTCCAGTGTCGGAGTAACTATAGTCCATTCTCGTTCGGAAATGGATGCATCCCTGTCCGAGGCGTTTTCACTAGGTAATGAGGTGATTATAGAGCAATACATCAAAGGAAGGGAGTTTTCTGTTGGGGTAATTGACCACAAGGCTTTGCCGATTATAGAAATTGCCCCTCTTGTTGGTTTCTATGATTATAAGAATAAATATCAAGCCGGTAGTACGATAGAAACCTGTCCGGCTGAGCTTAATCCTGAGCTCACGAAGCAAATGCAGAAAATAGCTGAGGATGTATTTACAGCTCTTCGATTGAAGACCTATGCTCGAATGGATTTTATGCTAAATGAGAACAATGAGATCTTCTGTCTGGAGGCTAATACCCTTCCTGGCATGACTCCCACCTCTCTTCTACCTCAGGAAGCAAAAGCCATTGGTATTGAATTTCCTGAATTATGCGAAAAAATTATTGAGGTATCACTAAAAAAATATCAGAAATGAGGAAAGCCATGAAAAACATGTCCTTACGTCAGATTGCAGATGCCTGCGGCGGACAATTATATAATGCAGAGGATTCCCTTACAAAAGAAGCGACCGGTGTTGTTATGGATTCTCGTCTTGTTGAGCAAGATTATATCTTTATTGCAACAGTAGGTGAACGAGTAGACGGTCACTCCTTTATCCAACAGGTATACGAAAAAGGTGCCTTGGCTGTCATATGTGAAAAGGTTCCAAGTGAAATTACCGGACCATATATTTTAGTACAAAACAGCTTCGAAGCTTTAAAAGCCATTGCAAAATGGTACCGTATGCAGCTTGATATTAAAGTAATCGGTATTACTGGTAGTGTGGGTAAAACAAGTACGAAAGAATTTATCAGCAGCGTACTTGCCCAAAAATACAATGTCCTAAAAACAGAAGGTAATTATAATAATGAAGTCGGTATGCCGCTCACGATACTAAAGCTTCGTGAAGAGCATGAACTGGCTGTCCTGGAAATGGGTATAAGCGATTTTGGAGAGATGCATCGCCTCAGTGAAATTGCAAAACCGGATTTCTGTGTTATAACGAATATAGGTCAGTGCCATCTTGAAAACCTTGGCAGCAGAAAGGGTATTTTAAAAGCAAAATCTGAAATATTTGATTTTATGAATAAACAAGGTCATATATGTCTAAACGGGGATGATGATATGCTGGCTACCATCGAGGATGTGAATGGAATAAAGCCGGTCCGATTTGGATTGGGCATTGAGAATACAGTATATGCAACCGATGTAAAAAGCAAAGGACTCTTCGGAAGTACCTGCATCATTCATACTGACAGTTCTACCTTTCAGGCAGAGATACCTCTTCCAGGTGATCATATGATTTTAAATGCATTGGCAGCAACTTGTGTAGGAAGAATTCTTCAGTTATCCGATGAACAAATAGCCGCCGGAATTGCGTCCGTTCCTTCTGTCAGCGGTAGGAGCAATATACTTCGTCTCAATAAAATCACCATAATTGATGACTGCTACAATGCCAATCCGGTGTCAATGAAAGCAGCTATAGATCTATTAAAGCTGGCATATACCAGAAAAGTCGCAATTCTGGGTGATATGTTTGAATTGGGAAAGAACGAAGTGAATTTACATTATGAAATCGGTACCTATGCCGCTCTATCTGGTATTGATGTTCTCATTTGTGTAGGAAGTTTATCCGAGAATATGTTCCAGAGTGCCCAAAACGCGAATTCTATTAAGGAGCTTCTTTATTTCAAAACAAGGGATGAATTAATGAATGAACTTCCAAAGCTCCTTCATAATAATGATACCATATTAGTAAAAGCCTCTCATAGTATGGGTTTTGAACGGATTGTAACTCAATTAACCGAACTTGGGCAATCATAATATATCAATAATTTATCATAAAGATAAGAATAAGCTGGTGTAAATGCACTCTCCCACTTACTATCGAAGGGATACAGGTCAATACACCAGCTTATTTCATATTATATTAGGAAGCTTATCCAAATCTCCTGTACTATAAAATTAGTTGACTAAATATTTAATATTTAAAAGAGGTTTTTAATCAAATTGGAGCCCGCAATCAGGGTACCAATGGTTCCTCCGATATTCGACATCACTACTACAAGAATCGTCTTTAAAAAGCGATTTGTAAAAAATCCTTTAAACGAAAAGATATCGTCCTGTATGTTCTGTATATCTTTCACTGTTGGTTTTTTAATTGTAGCTTCAACCAATCCGGCAAACCAACCGCAGGCGAGCAGAGGATGTAGTGTCGTCAATGGTGCTACAAGCAGCGATGTCAGGATACTTAAGGGATGAGCCAGGGATAATGCTGTAAAGATTGCAGCAAATACTCCCGTCCATATGACCCAGGTAGATAGTTGTTGTAAGCCGGTCTCTAAATTCACAAAGAAGGAGTAAACAAGTAATGCTGTAATAATTCCTGGAATAATCCATCCTGCAATTTTCGAAAACCTGCTTTTTGGAGGAACAATAGAAATACTCTCCATATCCTGTTCCTTATATATTTCCTTTTTAATACCAGGTACATGCCCTCCACCAAGTACAGCAACAACCTTTTTACCAGGTGCATTCTTGATCTTATTAGCAAGAAATTGGTCC
The nucleotide sequence above comes from Variimorphobacter saccharofermentans. Encoded proteins:
- a CDS encoding O-antigen ligase family protein; protein product: MKHRIDLSLTNTNMVVFATAAIFLPYILSGIILISIAIYIIWNKDTRQLVFIHPGSGIIKCLFTYMLFISFLYQNWIGLLAAIGICLAIVFAFYMRSVMTKELYEQLLTFVCGLSLTSAGYAITEAVISYFIDGRHNHRISSVFFHPNYFGTIVGTVIIICAYKFLTIKKNKHFYLIVACVNVINMYLCKSMFVWVEVFVGITILLIALKKYRLLALWLSAALLAGILIFGLNFQLIPRLSVADVTFQLRKQVWRITLREIKKAPLLGHGPMSFYFLTDVAYRNQIIPHAHSLYLDTILNYGIIGFALISYYCVKNYKAYIKSCLGKKNITSSYLVLAVIGATLVHGLTDITILWVQTLPLLMLVLSGQGVVEKETMVDYKLWVSLPNQMKANIMYPFLMNQKSNKVS
- a CDS encoding M48 family metallopeptidase, which gives rise to MKQIIVMDMLIEFEKKRIKNLYIRVLPPDGRVHVSAPLSMPEDEVMKFIISKEDWIRKQQERIKLRNTDTELQYSSGESIPLWGKEYTLIVSEKEGYSRVWTTEYSINLEVRKNSTLEYRKHSIDNFYRKELEGILPDLIAKWENRIGVKSSSWSIRNMKTRWGTCNIRTKNICLNLQLAKKHPICLEYVVVHELVHLLERSHNSIFKAYMDQFFPEWRKIKKILNDRV
- a CDS encoding DUF5658 family protein — protein: MKSYHLDNIKRKFQFIYFFNVMDLIFTVLLLQTGYFTEMNILMVKVVKSPFASILIKIILPALLLYYVYRKMKYANESQLKDSNIAINFSLIIYLLVNLSHLVWSGLLIIHLF
- a CDS encoding HAD family hydrolase, with amino-acid sequence MNTFIFDLDGTLLPMPSQEQFLNLYFKALTVKMAPYNINPKELMDAVMAGTMAMVKNDGKVTNEHKFWNVFSEILGEDIRQLESVFEDFYQNEFSMAKEATHTNPYAKECIELLKSKGYHLVLATNPLFPRIATYNRIQWAGLNPEDFEYITTYENSSFCKPNLEYYRSILRLLHKKPEECMMIGNDVREDMCAVELGMSTYLLKDCLICPEEQDISGFTQGSFEDLLHMIQELPQLSC
- a CDS encoding glycerol-3-phosphate acyltransferase, with protein sequence MMLTIILVLLLSYLIGCFNTGYYYTRLFYKQDIREIGTKVTGAYNVSRLTGKRGFIITFLGDSIKGAIVVALCRWLKFADLVVLLSVFCVLSGHIFPFQLKFRGGKGFSTAFGAFLAFHPAFILYWAITAGILRLLISSYTIAVLFALTLLPLELFVLDYSTEVVLLMILDTLLIIYACRSNLIEFISKRAFQGTKKRK
- a CDS encoding iron-containing alcohol dehydrogenase, with product MYQIYCRAFQKMMKFASVFLPWRKPELIKGEGCLKKLPELLVDCNITRVLIVTDQGIRSTGLLNDLLLRLSEKKVHYIVFDRTVPNPTIDNIEEALDIYYQHNCKGLIGFGGGSSMDCAKGVAARVARPDKSISQLRGLQKVRRRTPMLIAVPTTAGTGSEATLAAVIVDSETNEKYPINDFQLIPNYAVLDPLLTKNLPASITASTGMDALTHAVEAYIGKSNTEETRKYCKQAVKLIFHNLHQAYQDGSNMRARKNMQIASYYAGIAFTRAYVGNIHAIAHTLGGFYSTPHGLANAVIMPYVLEYYGEKVYKPLAELSDTIGLCNKSDTDKQKAECFIRELRKMNKAMGIPDKISGIKESDIPIMAQRAMKEANPLYPVPMIFSLADFKCIYYFIKE
- a CDS encoding lytic transglycosylase domain-containing protein; the protein is MAEVNAISNVDNKNVNISSGKKSSDISSDFSSFLGESKSLDAIFRQAAEKYNVPVELLKAIGKQESNFNAKAVSRCGAQGIMQLMPATAKELGVTDSFDAEQNIMGGAKYISGLLKKYNGDTKLALAAYNAGSGNVKKYGGIPPFEETQNYVKKVMQYMGQNLDSEISAASSKISTGQGTTNPSNAGNAYHTPTPIAVPVQNNVSMLLSSSILGDDSDIQFLEDLFSYDDYLKFLDLFLEEMDKNEKENDDESKSIYTAKELSYNVPIMNLIKNQNITNI
- a CDS encoding GntR family transcriptional regulator, which gives rise to MLVTKINTKETAREYALRVIRNNIISLELAPGTPVSENELAKELGISRTPVREALLELSKVHLVEVYPQRGCVISLIDWNIVEEAVFMRRVLEKAVIENLCEVITEEDIMELEQNVQLQEFYLNNSMQQKIFELDNEFHFKLYSMCNKERIFHIMEGFMAHFDRVRTLSLVTVKEIKIVNDHRMIINTIKERNKEQVDAVIEKHLSRYKLDYSEMIEKYPDFFQK
- a CDS encoding D-alanine--D-alanine ligase family protein, giving the protein MKVVVLAGGISTERDVSLVSGTMIYKALKSKGYKVILLDVFLGYEGNTDGIFDIDKDWAENIGDIKESNPDIEQIKGIRKDKSESLLGPGVIDICRNSDIVFLALHGENGEDGKLQAAFDLLGIKYTGTDYISSALAMDKAISKELFAIYNIPTPAGIRVKKGEEFEWNTYPCVVKVSCGGSSVGVTIVHSRSEMDASLSEAFSLGNEVIIEQYIKGREFSVGVIDHKALPIIEIAPLVGFYDYKNKYQAGSTIETCPAELNPELTKQMQKIAEDVFTALRLKTYARMDFMLNENNEIFCLEANTLPGMTPTSLLPQEAKAIGIEFPELCEKIIEVSLKKYQK
- a CDS encoding UDP-N-acetylmuramoyl-tripeptide--D-alanyl-D-alanine ligase; this encodes MKNMSLRQIADACGGQLYNAEDSLTKEATGVVMDSRLVEQDYIFIATVGERVDGHSFIQQVYEKGALAVICEKVPSEITGPYILVQNSFEALKAIAKWYRMQLDIKVIGITGSVGKTSTKEFISSVLAQKYNVLKTEGNYNNEVGMPLTILKLREEHELAVLEMGISDFGEMHRLSEIAKPDFCVITNIGQCHLENLGSRKGILKAKSEIFDFMNKQGHICLNGDDDMLATIEDVNGIKPVRFGLGIENTVYATDVKSKGLFGSTCIIHTDSSTFQAEIPLPGDHMILNALAATCVGRILQLSDEQIAAGIASVPSVSGRSNILRLNKITIIDDCYNANPVSMKAAIDLLKLAYTRKVAILGDMFELGKNEVNLHYEIGTYAALSGIDVLICVGSLSENMFQSAQNANSIKELLYFKTRDELMNELPKLLHNNDTILVKASHSMGFERIVTQLTELGQS